Proteins from a single region of Parafrankia discariae:
- a CDS encoding TIGR03620 family F420-dependent LLM class oxidoreductase, with product MVTLGPIGIAASGLAADHPDAEIDLARKAEAAGYSTVWLAGGQGNNLPVIDRVVRATERIQVASGILSVDVVPAREVARAYADLEKAAPGRFVVGLGGAHGPRPLRTLNSYLDDLDGPDSPAGDGHGDAGAPVVPATSRVLAALGPAVLALARDRAAGAYPYLVTPEYVEQARATLGPGAALAVLLTVVPETDPATARAAATAGLSFLRTVPGYHRNFLRMGFTDSEIADLDTRFVDAVTAWGDLDTIVTRIGEYHTAGADQVVLRLSGEAEYFERWLRRFAEALLP from the coding sequence ATGGTGACTCTTGGACCGATCGGAATCGCGGCTTCCGGGCTCGCGGCGGACCATCCCGACGCCGAGATCGATCTCGCGCGGAAGGCGGAGGCCGCGGGCTACTCGACCGTGTGGCTGGCTGGCGGCCAGGGCAACAACCTGCCGGTCATCGACCGGGTCGTGCGTGCGACGGAGCGCATCCAGGTGGCCAGCGGCATCCTCTCGGTGGACGTCGTGCCGGCCCGCGAGGTGGCGCGAGCGTACGCGGACCTCGAGAAGGCGGCGCCCGGCAGGTTCGTCGTCGGCCTCGGCGGCGCGCACGGCCCCAGACCGCTGCGAACGCTCAACTCCTACCTGGACGACCTCGACGGCCCCGACAGCCCCGCCGGCGACGGCCACGGCGACGCCGGCGCACCGGTGGTGCCCGCGACGTCCCGCGTGCTCGCCGCGCTGGGCCCGGCGGTCCTCGCGCTCGCCCGTGATCGCGCCGCCGGCGCCTACCCGTACCTGGTGACCCCGGAATACGTCGAACAGGCGCGGGCGACGCTCGGCCCGGGCGCGGCGTTGGCTGTGCTGCTGACGGTCGTGCCCGAGACCGACCCGGCCACCGCCCGCGCCGCGGCCACCGCGGGGCTGAGCTTCCTGCGCACGGTGCCCGGCTACCACCGCAACTTCCTCCGGATGGGCTTCACCGACTCCGAGATCGCCGACCTCGACACCAGATTCGTCGACGCGGTGACCGCCTGGGGGGATCTCGACACGATCGTCACCCGCATCGGTGAGTACCACACCGCCGGCGCCGACCAGGTCGTCCTGCGGCTCAGCGGCGAGGCCGAGTACTTCGAGCGGTGGCTGCGCCGATTCGCCGAGGCGTTGCTGCCCTGA
- a CDS encoding M50 family metallopeptidase: MDVDHARLLAAAVDLAPSRSTGFASCLCALLLVGARPFWKRMGHLDTAVHEGGHALVAFLVSRLFVAVRLERDQSGVTFSYGRSRGLGWLAVAAAGYTAPSLFGLAGAALLSSGNVTATLILGGLATVSLLLVVENAFGVLVVGVMLAFLILVATEGSPGVQLFAACTVSWFLLLAAIRSLGVLRRARRFSRSSDADVLGRLTHLPAAVWIAVFYAVDFYCLILGGRLLLDG, encoded by the coding sequence GTGGACGTCGATCATGCACGCCTGTTGGCGGCGGCGGTGGACCTGGCGCCGTCCCGGTCCACCGGATTCGCCTCCTGTCTCTGCGCGCTTCTGCTGGTCGGCGCGCGGCCGTTCTGGAAGCGTATGGGGCACCTCGACACAGCGGTTCACGAGGGCGGTCACGCCCTGGTGGCTTTCCTGGTCAGTCGGCTGTTCGTGGCCGTTCGGCTCGAGCGTGACCAGAGCGGGGTGACCTTCTCCTACGGCCGGTCGCGCGGCCTCGGTTGGCTGGCTGTCGCGGCGGCCGGTTATACGGCACCCTCGCTGTTCGGCCTCGCCGGCGCCGCACTGTTGTCGAGCGGTAATGTCACGGCTACGCTGATCCTTGGCGGTCTGGCGACCGTCAGTCTGCTGCTGGTGGTGGAGAACGCCTTCGGCGTGCTGGTCGTAGGCGTCATGCTGGCGTTTCTCATCCTGGTGGCGACCGAGGGCTCCCCGGGAGTGCAGCTGTTCGCGGCCTGCACGGTGAGCTGGTTTCTGCTGTTAGCGGCGATCCGGTCGTTGGGTGTTCTTCGGCGGGCCCGGCGGTTCTCCCGATCCTCGGACGCCGACGTGTTGGGCAGGTTGACGCATCTGCCGGCGGCGGTGTGGATAGCGGTCTTCTACGCTGTCGACTTTTACTGCCTGATCCTCGGCGGCCGGCTGCTACTCGACGGCTGA
- a CDS encoding peptidoglycan-binding protein codes for MTTPDRVRVGRGSWPKDGYGGTVDAAGTGFGPYYGVGAGEKAPEGGSQDDIAAVRAAVKAIQRALNWHNGPGTPIPTDGRFAERTRAAVLAFQQGRQQVINQDMYFVATERNPPGLVHKETSYALFMPIADRYATKYTVPRGLLRGVTALESNWDPGAVGYWTNSDFGLCQWNTTLPDVTKDRALDPYWALDSTARAMRERYDSDRWGHNWTYVIVAHNVPTWAAEWAQGKLSATNPDDRPKLDRMTGYLTNVLARTW; via the coding sequence GTGACCACACCGGACCGGGTGCGCGTGGGCCGGGGCAGCTGGCCGAAGGACGGTTACGGGGGCACGGTCGACGCCGCCGGAACCGGCTTCGGTCCCTACTACGGGGTCGGTGCCGGCGAGAAAGCTCCCGAGGGCGGCAGCCAGGACGACATCGCCGCCGTGCGTGCCGCCGTGAAGGCGATCCAGCGGGCGCTGAACTGGCACAACGGGCCGGGCACCCCGATCCCGACGGACGGCCGGTTCGCCGAGCGGACGAGGGCCGCGGTGCTCGCCTTCCAACAGGGCAGACAGCAGGTCATCAACCAGGACATGTACTTCGTCGCCACCGAGCGCAACCCGCCGGGCCTGGTGCACAAGGAGACCTCGTACGCGCTGTTCATGCCGATCGCCGACCGGTACGCGACCAAGTACACCGTTCCGCGTGGACTGCTGCGGGGCGTGACGGCGCTGGAGAGCAACTGGGACCCCGGGGCCGTCGGCTACTGGACCAACTCCGATTTCGGGCTCTGCCAGTGGAACACCACGCTGCCGGACGTCACGAAGGACCGGGCGCTCGATCCGTACTGGGCGCTTGATTCGACCGCCAGGGCGATGCGTGAGCGGTACGACTCCGACCGGTGGGGCCACAACTGGACGTACGTGATCGTCGCCCACAACGTGCCCACGTGGGCCGCCGAATGGGCGCAGGGCAAGCTCTCGGCGACCAACCCCGACGACCGGCCGAAGCTCGACCGCATGACCGGCTACCTGACCAACGTGCTCGCCCGGACCTGGTGA